A segment of the Sphingobacterium oryzagri genome:
GCAAAATTGGACAGGCACCTATGGTGGTGATCATCACAGCTACGGCGAAGATTTAAAAAAGCAGTTGCTCGTAGGCGAATATGGCGCCTGGCGAACGCTGGAATTGCATACCGAAGCGCCATACTTACCGAATCATTCGGTGTATAGTGAAGATCGATTTACAGAAATTCTGGAAACCAAATTGCGGCTTGCCGACTCGGTAAAACAGGAAACGATCGGGCATTACCTCTGGCTGTGGAACTCCCACGATAATCCTGGTAGGGTACAAGGAGGAGAAGGTTTTCGAGACATCGATAAGGTCGGTCCGGTGAATTACAAAGGATTGTTGACACCTTGGGGCGAGCCTACCGACGCTTATTACATGTATCGTGCGCATTACGGCGATAAAGCGAACCCGATGATTTATATCGCATCGCATACCTGGCCTAATCGCTGGTTAAATCCCGGATTAAAAGATGACATTCGTATCTATTCCAACTGTGATGAAGTGGAGCTGTTTAACGATGTCGGTTCGCTGTCGCTGGGCAAACAGCAACATCCCGGTTTTGGAAAACCCTTTGTGTTCAACGCTGTGCCTATTCAATACAATGTGCTCTATGCCGAAGGAAAAAAAGACGGAAAAGTAGTCGCTCGTGATACCATTGTACTGCATCATTTACCAAAAAGTCCGAATTTTGAGCGACTGATTGATCGGAACGCTACGCTGCTACAGGCCGATCCTAACGCGGAATATCTTTTTCGCGTCAATTGCGGCGGACCAACCTATACCGATAGTTTTGGCCAACAGTGGCTGGCCGATCAAAGTTTGGATACCGTTGCTTCATGGGGTTCTTACTCCTGGGCTGATCAATACAATATACCCTCGGCTTTTGCTAGCCAACGCCGTACATTCGATCCAATAAAAGGAACAGCCGACTGGCCTTTGTTTCAAACTTTTCGGTACGGCTTAGATCAGTTGGGTTATCGCTTTAACGTACCGGATGGTACATACCGCGTCGAACTTTATTTTTCAGAACCGTGGCTGGGCGCAGCTGGTATTGTCGATGCCACTGCTATGCGGCTATTTGATGTGGCCATCAACGGAAAAACGGTCGAGAAAAATTTAGATATCTGGAAGGCTGTAGGGCACGATCACGCGCTAAAGCGTGTGTATGAACTGCAGATTGTTGGTGGAAAACTGGCTATTAATTTTCCAAAAGTGGAAGCAGGGCAGGCCATTATTCAGGCCATTGCTATTGCGCGTTTGCAAAGTAAGACTGCTGCACACACCAGCGCGATAAAACCGCGAATTAATGATGTGCGCGGCGAGGTCGCCGATTTACAGTCGTGGATGGACATCGGGCAGGTGTACGACTCGGATAAGAACTTATCTTTTTACCAATTGCCGGGTTTCTTGTATGGAGCGAATTTTTTTCGAACGACAAAAAGTGAAGTTACCGTCGGTTTTGATAAGTCGACCAGCGTTTATGCCCTTACAACGCAACCGCTGGATAATATGGAATTTACGGGAGATTCTGTACTGAATAATCAGGGAACTATTTTCCGAGTGTATCGTCGCGTGCTAGCTAAAGGAGTGGATTTTCATTTGCCGACGAAAAAAGCACACCTTTTTGCTTTTCAAGAGCAGGGCGCTTTACAGCCGGCTTATGATCTGAAGCCGGTAGAAAGCTACAAAGCCCATACGATGAAAACCGTTGATGGGATGGAAAAGGTGAATTTTCTGAAGCAAGAGCGTTTGCTTTTTGATAAAGATGATGGTTCCGTAGCGTTTGAGATTCATGTTGGTGTAGCTGATGTTTACTCGTTAACGCTAAAATATCACCACGCCTTCCCGAAAAGTCGTACAGCGAGTATTGCGCTGGAAATGCTGGACGGGACGGTTTTAAAACCTGCCGAGAACTTAGCGCTTGAAACCACGCGTGCGGGAAAATGGAACTATGTAACCAGCAATACGGGCACGATGATCAATGCAGGTTCATACCGCGTTATCGTTCGCGGAGTAAATGCCAAAGGTGTTTATATCGATGCGCTGGATGTGCAGTAGGGAATTAAAAATTAAAAATTAAAAAGTAAAAAGTCAAAAG
Coding sequences within it:
- a CDS encoding malectin domain-containing carbohydrate-binding protein, which translates into the protein MCRKLLLFLLCCCLSVFFAQAQSVRRTLNLNEDWSTVLDEEDSTRYDGFEKSTFQEDKQRWKNVQVPHNWDAYAGYRRLAHGNLHGYAWYRKSFSVKEKAKHKRFYLFFEGVGSYAHIWLNGKPVGYHAGGRTTFTIDVTQAIFTDGRANILAVRADHPAGIRDLPWVDGGCSSERGFSEGSQPLGIFRPVQLVIKSDIHITPFGVHYWNDESATAKRADIHQTVEIQNTSAKNQTLRIETRIADVDGKTVASSADAAVLEAGRTSEIGLKTLKLTDLQLWSPEKAYLYTIETSIRANGKLLDVVRTPYGVRSISWPKGLRPNGTNQLFVNGKPVFIHGIAEYEHKLGGSHAFHAAEISARVRDMKAMGFNSFRDAHQPHNLRYNQYWDENGILLWTQMAAHIWFDTPEFRSNFKQLLRDWVKERRNSPSVFLWGIENESTLPEAFANECMDIIRSLDPTASIQRLVTTCNGGSGTDWDVPQNWTGTYGGDHHSYGEDLKKQLLVGEYGAWRTLELHTEAPYLPNHSVYSEDRFTEILETKLRLADSVKQETIGHYLWLWNSHDNPGRVQGGEGFRDIDKVGPVNYKGLLTPWGEPTDAYYMYRAHYGDKANPMIYIASHTWPNRWLNPGLKDDIRIYSNCDEVELFNDVGSLSLGKQQHPGFGKPFVFNAVPIQYNVLYAEGKKDGKVVARDTIVLHHLPKSPNFERLIDRNATLLQADPNAEYLFRVNCGGPTYTDSFGQQWLADQSLDTVASWGSYSWADQYNIPSAFASQRRTFDPIKGTADWPLFQTFRYGLDQLGYRFNVPDGTYRVELYFSEPWLGAAGIVDATAMRLFDVAINGKTVEKNLDIWKAVGHDHALKRVYELQIVGGKLAINFPKVEAGQAIIQAIAIARLQSKTAAHTSAIKPRINDVRGEVADLQSWMDIGQVYDSDKNLSFYQLPGFLYGANFFRTTKSEVTVGFDKSTSVYALTTQPLDNMEFTGDSVLNNQGTIFRVYRRVLAKGVDFHLPTKKAHLFAFQEQGALQPAYDLKPVESYKAHTMKTVDGMEKVNFLKQERLLFDKDDGSVAFEIHVGVADVYSLTLKYHHAFPKSRTASIALEMLDGTVLKPAENLALETTRAGKWNYVTSNTGTMINAGSYRVIVRGVNAKGVYIDALDVQ